Genomic window (Jeotgalibaca ciconiae):
CATTCGTCAATTCAATGTAGCGGCCCACATCCCCGTTTTCAATAGCAGCTAGTAAGGCACGGCTATTTTCATATTTGTATTTTCCATCGGCATAAGCCGATTTTCCCGTAAACAAATTAACGTTAAAGTTGCCTTTTTCAGCAGCAGTTTCCATAATCCCTTTGTTGGATTGGACGCTCATTTTCAATTGATCAAGATCAATAGTGTCATAGCCATTCTGCTTCGTAAGGAAGAAGCCGCTATAGAAAATAATACCGATAAAAACAAGCGCGATAGTCAATCTATTTTTACTATTTCGCATTAAATGCAACCAAGTTTCTTTAAATAAAGATAAAGTCATGTCACGTCTCCCTTCTTTTTAATCAAATTACTACTAGTTTATCATATTGATTTAACTAATTGGGCATTAATCAACAAATGTTTAGGAGGTAGATGAAGTCTCACCTTAAAAAAAGTAGTAACCCCCAAAAGTTAGATTAGAATCTAAACATTTTGAGGGTCACTGCCAGATAATAGATTGAAAGGGCATTAAATTTATTTTTTGGTCTTTTTGTACATTCTAAACTCCAAAATAAAAAAGAAAATAGCAAGTATAAAGAAAACAGACATTAGGATAGAATCACTTGGATTATAAGCAGCAAAAGACATTGATTTTAGAAAGTTTTGATAAAAGTAAATAATGATTCCAAAAATGAGACAGAGAACTGCATTCAGCGCATACATATTTTAACCTCCTTTCAAAGAAAGCGGTTGTTTTTTTCGTATATTATAGTAAATAATAAACACGAAGTACAATAAAAGAAGGGCAGCGCATGTGGCTTTTTTAGCGATGGTTTTGTTAACCATTAACTATATTTTAGCAGTTTACAAATAAAGCGAGAAAAAGAATGAAAAAATCATTCTTTTTTCTCGCTTGTTTGCTTTTCTGATTTTCGGCTTATTCCAAAAATTGTGCTTCATATAAGCGGCGGTATGTTCCGCCAACTTTCATCAATTCTTCGTGGGTTCCTTGTTCGGAAATCCCATTTTCGTCTACCACAACGATGCGGGTCGCATGTTTAATGGTTGCGAGACGATGGGCAATGATCAAGGTTGTGCGTCCTTCAGCCAGAGAATCAAGGGATTCTTGAATCACTTGTTCTGTTTCTGTATCCAGAGCAGAAGTTGCTTCATCCAAAATTAAAATTGGTGGGTTTTTCAAGAACATGCGGGCAATCGATAGGCGTTGTTTTTGACCGCCGGATAGTTTGACACCGCGTTCTCCGATAATGGTATCCAAACCTTCTGGCATGGATGCAATGACGTGATCAAGGTTTGCTAGTGTAGCCGCATGTTTTACTTCTTCCTCAGTCGCATCCAATTTTCCATATTTAATGTTTTCTCGGATGGTTCCCGGGAAAAGGTAGACATCTTGTTGGACAACACCAATTTCATTTCGTAAAGAAGACATGGTGACATCTTGGATATTGTATCCATCAACCGTGATACTGCCTCCTTTAATTTCATAAAAGCGTGGTAATAAATTACATAGCGTCGTTTTACCTGCTCCACTTGGACCAACAAAAGCAACGGTTTCGCCTGCTTCAATGGATAAACTGATATTATCAAGTACTTTTTCAGACTCGTCATACCAGAAGGAAACATTTTTGTATTCAATATCGCCTTTTAAGTTATGAACATCCACTGCACCTGCTTTATCCTTAATGGTTGGTGGGCGGTCCATTTCTTCAGAGAAGCGGCGGAAGCCTGCGATTCCTTTTGGATACATTTCAATCATGTTGTTTACTTTTTCAATCGGACGGACGAAAATATTCGATAAAAGAATAAATCCAACAAAATCTCCATAACTCAATTCACCTCGAATGGTATAGTAAGAGCCAAAGAACAGGGCAAATAAGTTAATCAAACGAATAATCA
Coding sequences:
- a CDS encoding ABC transporter ATP-binding protein, coding for MLKRFFSYYRPYKSLFILDFACAVIAAVLELAFPVAVNNVIDSILPSGKWNLVILSSLGLLLLYIINTAMQYIVTYFGHKLGVNIETDMRQELFTHMQKQSFSYYDNHKTGKLMTRLTTDLFEISEVAHHGPEDIFITIITLLGAFLLMLQVHTQLAIATVCLIPLIMFAVSYFNRKMTQVNTRIFEDLGEFNAGIEASVSGIRVVQAFANEEHEAERFKFLNQSYRKSKLLFYRMMGFSSSYNYLIIRLINLFALFFGSYYTIRGELSYGDFVGFILLSNIFVRPIEKVNNMIEMYPKGIAGFRRFSEEMDRPPTIKDKAGAVDVHNLKGDIEYKNVSFWYDESEKVLDNISLSIEAGETVAFVGPSGAGKTTLCNLLPRFYEIKGGSITVDGYNIQDVTMSSLRNEIGVVQQDVYLFPGTIRENIKYGKLDATEEEVKHAATLANLDHVIASMPEGLDTIIGERGVKLSGGQKQRLSIARMFLKNPPILILDEATSALDTETEQVIQESLDSLAEGRTTLIIAHRLATIKHATRIVVVDENGISEQGTHEELMKVGGTYRRLYEAQFLE